The proteins below come from a single Sorghum bicolor cultivar BTx623 chromosome 4, Sorghum_bicolor_NCBIv3, whole genome shotgun sequence genomic window:
- the LOC110434712 gene encoding protein ANTAGONIST OF LIKE HETEROCHROMATIN PROTEIN 1-like — MDHELIVNPRYNFNSWLQNTALCLYQARKLCVAGDAEWTVSSWKMNQLNRTLSFQGKVYVVNWEDGLTHATTSSGRESTVVCSGHDVMEVEVTLCFLFFIIFEVGGKGWRRAQDARSVTYGPMADRDQQRMNNLNYIYNSDDVHCVNLLRMRKAPFFHLCDLFRSRDLLSDSIHASVEEQVAMFLHVVGHNQRFRVVDLTFRRSGETISRYFQRVLYAVGELRSEMIVPASTNVHSKILGSRRWYPYFKDCIGALDGTHVLARVPKRMQPAFRGRKGLTQNVLAAVSFDLRFTYVLAGWEGSAHDALILADALVRPDGLRVPPGKFLLVDAGYAVRPGFLPPFRGTRYHLREYGNNRPQNPRELFNLRHSSLRVTIERAFAALKNRFRILDNKPFHTYRTQVKLVLACCILHNWILGYGDDEHVPDEAT; from the exons ATGGACCACGAGCTCATCGTCAACCCCCGGTACAATTTCAATAGCTGGCTGCAGAACACCGCGCTATGCTTGTATCAAGCCCGCAAGCTTTGTGTTGCTGGTGATGCTGAATGGACAGTCAGCAGCTGGAAGATGAACCAACTGAACAGGACACTGTCGTTCCAGGGGAAGGTCTATGTGGTGAATTGGGAAGATGGGCTAACACATGCCACTACATCGTCGGGAAGGGAGTCAACTGTGGTGTGCAGTGGCCACGATGTCATGGAGGTGGAGGTGACCTTGTGCTTCTTGTTCTTCATCATCTTTGAAGTTGGAGGCAAGGGATG GAGAAGAGCTCAGGATGCTAGATCTGTAACTTATGGTCCCATGGCAGACAGGGACCAACAAAGGATGAATAACCTAAACTACATTTACAACTCAGATGATGTGCACTGTGTGAACCTCCTTAGGATGAGAAAGGCACCCTTCTTCCATCTTTGTGACCTTTTTCGCAGTAGAGACCTCTTGTCTGATAGCATCCATGCTAGTGTGGAAGAGCAGGTTGCTATGTTCTTGCATGTTGTGGGTCACAACCAGAGATTTAGGGTGGTAGACCTTACATTCAGGAGGTCTGGTGAAACTATCAGTAGGTACTTTCAGAGAGTGCTTTATGCAGTAGGGGAGTTGAGGAGTGAAATGATTGTCCCTGCTTCCACCAATGTCCATTCAAAGATCCTTGGTAGCAGAAGGTGGTACCCTTATTTCAAG GACTGCATAGGAGCACTTGATGGAACTCATGTCTTAGCTAGGGTGCCAAAAAGGATGCAGCCTGCCTTTAGGGGGAGGAAGGGACTTACACAAAATGTCCTAGCAGCTGTCAGCTTTGATTTGAGGTTTACATATGTCCTAGCTGGGTGGGAAGGCTCTGCACATGATGCCCTCATACTAGCTGATGCTCTTGTAAGACCAGATGGTCTTAGGGTGCCTCCAG GGAAATTCTTGCTTGTGGATGCTGGTTATGCAGTAAGACCTGGGTTTTTGCCCCCATTTCGAGGTACTAGGTATCATCTCAGGGAATATGGCAACAATAGACCTCAGAACCCAAGGGAGCTCTTTAATCTTAGGCATTCATCCCTAAGAGTCACCATTGAAAGAGCCTTTGCTGCTTTGAAGAATAGATTCAGAATATTGGACAACAAACCTTTTCACACTTACAGAACACAGGTTAAACTTGTTCTGGCTTGTTGTATCCTTCACAATTGGATTCTGGGATACGGTGATGATGAGCATGTGCCTGATGAAGCCACCTAA
- the LOC8077207 gene encoding meiosis-specific protein PAIR3, with product MEVELPNIRKATSSDHWSLASSQYPSGKFPKVSVGITIPRAGTVSRGGDATPTPTLDRNLSQGTDGLSRPKGDNTSLRVSQEAVNHAVSTEGAPEADPVMKVSVPRPDDNACEQTGTFSFGTRREQGSNSLDKLGTPEFVSSQRKQNLESSDKVKTNSEMLRMKLWEILGGTSQNKQAVASPNPDDIETPDQPRSQTVKGPSSGNKEVFTSPFPDNIKTPDPLKHQTVNFTKCKLSLDPIESDSDSPKVVERRPVTRSLGRKKAPASSKKQSRSAKKPLSTFCSTPKKKMLDNVFTFNEKCTSKTVDQGEMNKATESPGSGSPDSAKKRENRKQPYLSPLSPTEDEGIKSSETSFARGYKSHKQPSDIHKRPSDIDVPDKSPVEHMGRKSNLKDDRMSKRHLSSPAPFSTSATQETTDSDKEQEQCPENFLTRSFDQASKQLSRSAKKPFSTFHSTPKKKMQGNVFTFNEKHTPKTVDRDKMDKTTELPGSESPAEERENSKQPSHSPLSPTEDEESKSSEQSFAKGYKSHKWLSDIKAPDKSPLEHVGRKSKLKEDRMSKIYLSSPTPFATSGTQETIISDKEQEQCPENYLTRAFDQLVVVLGRFQTKIKSETSKKSSEILAATREIICQHLEGVEAQMQADVDKLVNTGKSKRKRLESTFEDQQEKLRILHEKFKEEVNKQLLNCRSSLEDFESYHAELKGVADKQKSSHKKLLVNAEKTVGAQINDAETKIAEVQKRARKRMNGLKYVLKELITETAD from the exons ATGGAAGTTGAGCTGCCGAACATCCGTAAA GCTACTTCAAGTGACCATTGGAGTTTAGCCAGCAGCCAATATCCATCTGGTAAATTTCCTAAGGTCTCAGTGGGTATCACGATTCCAAGGGCAGGTACTGTATCAAGAGGCGGAGATGCTACCCCAACACCTACATTGGACAGGAACTTGTCTCAGGGAACTGATGGTTTATCTAGACCAAAAGGTGATAATACTTCACTTCGGGTTTCACAAGAGGCTGTGAACCATGCTGTATCCACTGAAGGGGCTCCTGAAGCTGACCCTGTTATGAAGGTCTCTGTACCACGACCTGATGACAATGCATGTGAGCAAACAGGAACCTTTTCCTTTGGAACAAGAAGAGAACAAGGCAGCAACAgccttgataaattggggacaCCTGAATTTGTAAGTTCCCAAAGAAAACAGAACTTGGAGTCTTCAGATAAAGTCAAGACCAACAGTGAGATGCTCAGGATGAAGTTGTGGGAGATCCTTGGTGGCACTTCACAAAACAAGCAGGCTGTTGCTTCACCAAACCCTGATGACATCGAGACACCTGATCAGCCTAGAAGTCAAACTGTTAAAGGACCATCTTCAGGGAACAAGGAGGTATTCACTTCTCCTTTTCCTGATAACATCAAGACACCAGATCCACTGAAGCATCAAACAGTGAACTTCACAAAGTGTAAGCTGTCCCTTGATCCAATCGAGTCAGATTCTGATAGTCCAAAAGTTGTTGAAAGAAGACCTGTGACTCGCTCCTTGGGACGCAAGAAAGCACCAGCATCCTCCAAGAAGCAGAGCAGAAGTGCAAAGAAACCATTATCTACTTTTTGCTCTACACCCAAGAAGAAAATGCTGGACAATGTGTTTACCTTTAATGAGAAATGCACATCTAAAACAGTGGATCAGGGTGAAATGAATAAAGCCACTGAATCACCTGGCAGCGGATCTCCTGATTCTGCCAAAAAACGAGAAAACAGGAAACAACCGTATCTTTCACCCCTTTCTCCAACTGAGGATGAAGGGATTAAAAGTTCTGAAACAAGTTTTGCAAGAG GATATAAATCTCACAAACAGCCTTCAGATATTCACAAACGGCCTTCAGATATCGATGTCCCTGATAAATCTCCTGTTGAGCATATGGGTAGGAAATCAAATCTAAAAGATGACAGAATGAGCAAAAGACACTTATCTTCACCCGCTCCTTTTTCCACTTCTG CAACACAAGAAACTACAGATTCTGATAAAGAACAAGAACAATGCCCAGAAAACTTCCTAACCAG GTCTTTTGATCAAGCTTCCAAGCAGCTGAGCCGAAGtgcaaagaaaccattttccaCTTTTCACTCTACACCCAAGAAAAAAATGCAGGGCAATGTGTTTACCTTCAATGAGAAACACACACCTAAAACAGTGGATCGGGACAAAATGGACAAAACCACTGAGTTGCCTGGTAGTGAGTCTCCtgcagaagaaagagaaaacagTAAACAACCATCTCATTCACCCCTTTCTCCAACTGAAGATGAAGAGAGTAAAAGTTCCGAACAAAGTTTTGCAAAAG GATATAAATCTCACAAATGGCTTTCAGATATCAAGGCCCCTGATAAATCTCCCCTTGAGCATGTGGGCAGGAAATCAAAACTAAAAGAGGATAGAATGAGCAAAATATACTTATCTTCACCTACTCCTTTTGCCACTTCTG GAACACAAGAAACTATAATTTCTGACAAAGAACAAGAACAATGCCCAGAAAACTACCTAACCAG GGCTTTTGATCAATTAGTAGTGGTTCTGGGAAGGTTCCAAACTAAGATCAAGTCTGAAACAAGCAAGAAAAGTTCTGAGATACTTGCAGCTACTAGAGAGATAATATGTCAGCACCTTGAGGGGGTTGAGGCGCAGATGCAGGCTGATGT GGATAAACTGGTCAACACAGGCAAGTCTAAAAGGAAACGCCTAGAATCTACATTTGAAG ATCAACAAGAAAAGCTAAGGATTCTTCATGAGAAGTTCAAGGAGGAGGTCAACAAGCAGCTTCTGAACTGCAGGAGTTCTCTTGAGGATTTTGAATCCTACCATGCAGAACTTAAGGGAGTAGCTGACAAGCAAA AATCGTCCCACAAGAAGCTCCTAGTAAATGCCGAGAAAACAGTAGGCGCTCAGATCAATGATGCAGAAACCAAAATTGCAGAGGTCCAGAAG AGAGCACGCAAGAGGATGAATGGCCTGAAATACGTGCTCAAGGAGCTGATTACAGAAACTGCAGATTGA
- the LOC8079395 gene encoding protein transport protein Sec61 subunit gamma, whose translation MDAVDSVVDPLREFAKDSIRLVKRCHKPDRKEFTKVAARTAIGFVVMGFVGFFVKLIFIPINNIIVGSG comes from the exons ATGGACGCCGTTGACTCGGTGGTCGACCCGCTCCGGGAGTTCGCCAAGGACAGCATCCGCCTCGTCAAGCGCTGCCACAAGCCCGACCGCAAGG AGTTCACCAAGGTCGCCGCGCGGACTGCGATCGGCTTCGTCGTCATGGGATTCGTCGGCTTCTTCGTCAAGCTCATCTTCATCCCCATCAACAACATCATCGTTGGCTCCGGCTGA
- the LOC8079394 gene encoding zinc finger protein CONSTANS-LIKE 3, which yields MEALVAGRYWGVGGRRCEACGGSPAAVHCRTCPGGGAYLCAGCDAGHARAGHERVWVCEVCERAPAAVTCRADAAALCAACDADIHDANPLARRHERVPVQPIGAAAAAPAAETLLFGAAAEENQDDDDGAAAAAKVVGVDAGKLADFLFADVMDPFFGQDFTGGTRFPHADSVVPNKGSCGGGGAVDLDFGGGVAAAAVAAKPSYSSYTAASLGHSGSSSEVGLVPDAMCGRGGSVTGGVIELDFAQSKAAYLPYAATPTHSMSSLDVGAVPERGDGVMAGRVATPPAAAAAESREARLMRYREKRKNRRFEKTIRYASRKAYAESRPRIKGRFAKRADDNDADADADFDFDAGAAAATAPARSRSQQQQPSYPYVLDFAAGYGVVPTF from the exons ATGGAGGCCCTGGTGGCGGGGAGGTACTGGGGTGTCGGGGGACGGCGGTGCGAGGCGTGCGGGGGCTCGCCGGCGGCGGTGCACTGCCGGACGTGCCCGGGCGGCGGGGCGTACCTGTGCGCGGGGTGCGACGCGGGCCACGCGCGGGCCGGGCACGAGAGGGTGTGGGTGTGCGAGGTGTGCGAGCGCGCGCCGGCCGCCGTCACGTGCCGCGCCGACGCGGCCGCGCTCTGCGCCGCGTGCGACGCCGACATCCACGACGCGAACCCGCTGGCGCGCCGCCACGAGCGCGTGCCCGTGCAGCCCATcggcgcggccgcggccgcgcccGCCGCGGAGACGCTGCTGTTCGGCGCCGCCGCGGAAGAGAatcaggacgacgacgacggcgccgccgcggcggctaAGGTCGTCGGCGTCGACGCCGGTAAGCTGGCGGACTTCCTGTTCGCGGACGTCATGGACCCGTTCTTCGGCCAAGACTTCACTGGTGGCACCAGGTTCCCGCACGCCGACAGCGTTGTGCCTAACAAGGGatcctgcggcggcggcggcgctgtggaCCTTGACTTTGGTGGTGGCGTCGCCGCCGCAGCCGTCGCTGCCAAGCCGTCCTACAGCTCCTacaccgcggcgtcgctcggccACAGC GGCTCGTCGTCGGAGGTCGGCCTGGTCCCAGACGCGATGTGCGGCCGCGGCGGGAGCGTGACCGGCGGCGTCATCGAGCTCGACTTCGCGCAGTCCAAGGCCGCCTACCTGCCTTACGCTGCAACTCCGACCCACAGT ATGTCATCTTTGGACGTGGGTGCGGTGCCGGAACGCGGTGACGGGGTCATGGCGGGCAGGGTCGcgacgccgccggcggcggcggccgcggagaGCAGGGAGGCGCGGCTGATGCGGTACCGCGAGAAGCGGAAGAACCGGCGGTTCGAGAAGACGATCCGCTACGCGTCCCGGAAGGCCTACGCGGAGTCGCGGCCGCGCATCAAGGGCCGCTTCGCGAAGCGCGCGGACGAcaacgacgccgacgccgacgccgacttcGACTTCGACGCGGGtgccgcggcggcgacggcgccggcgcggtcgcggtcgcagcagcagcagccatcgTACCCCTATGTGCTCGACTTCGCCGCCGGCTACGGCGTCGTGCCCACATTCTGA
- the LOC8079396 gene encoding RING-H2 finger protein ATL56: protein MASPAPAPGPAGREAKHSGRAAAAVPRHHRQCAGARRLLSLAVQAGVMAAALAVFVLFAAASALLLLVLVLAARAFRHHRGSRYRVPSLDPPPPPLHAGLSPADIHRIPSFAFPGGGGEADSSASSCAVCLEAARAGERWRAMPACTHAFHAACVDRWLARTPACPVCRATVAVAVPVPTSQG, encoded by the coding sequence ATGGCCTCGCCCGCTCCAGCCCCGGGACCGGCGGGAAGAGAAGCCAAGCACAGcgggcgcgccgccgccgccgtcccgcGCCACCACCGGCAGTGCGCCGGCGCGCGCCGGCTCCTGTCGCTCGCCGTGCAGGCGGGCGTGATGGCggcggcgctcgcggtcttcgtcctcttcgccgcggcctccgccttgctcctcctcgtcctcgtcctcgccgCGCGCGCCTTCCGCCACCACCGCGGCAGCCGCTACCGCGTCCCGTCGCTCgaccctccgcctccgcctctccACGCGGGGCTCTCGCCCGCCGACATCCACCGCATCCCAAGCTTCGCCttccccggcggcggcggcgaggccgaCTCCTCCGCCTCGTCGTGCGCCGTGTGCCTCGAGGCCGCGCGCGCAGGGGAGCGGTGGCGTGCGATGCCGGCATGCACGCACGCGTTCCACGCCGCCTGCGTCGACCGGTGGCTCGCCAGGACGCCCGCCTGCCCCGTCTGCCGCGccaccgtcgccgtcgccgtccccGTCCCGACGAGCCAAGGCTGA
- the LOC8077209 gene encoding protein CYPRO4, with protein sequence MGGSHSREDLDLSDSDSEDAESRASDNSSDYGTPTPASASSKLASGGGAAATPGSIDAIDRHLRQLHLKYNEPISPNPSPGPTPSANPAALNAVKLYLHIGGSSPSAKWIISDRLAAASFVRTGDDEDDDAPAAGPWCLVVGSKIRARVGPELQLKTFPPQRRVDFVADGVWALKFLNADGFGDFCAKYNSCMFENSYGVAATDEGRAKVFGKDFAAWARPEDGDESIWEDATDGFSPGPKRSQMPPRTPVLKSVLEDLQEFEEPVEEGSGIKSLALGALDNSFLVGDKGIEVVRNFEHGIHGKGMSVKFSGGSTSFQTPKKALLMRAETNMLLMSPATDGKPHAKGVHQFDIETGKVVSEWKFEKDGADINMRDITNDSKGAQLDPSESTFLGLDDNRLCRWDMRDRRGIVQNLASATESPVLQWTQGHQFSRGTNFQCFASTGDGSIVVGSLDGKIRLYSKSSMRMAKTAFPGLGSPITHVDVTYDGKWILGTTDTYLILICTIFIDKDGKEKNGFSGRMGNRIAAPRLLKLNPLDSHLAGANNRFREGRFSWVTENGKQERHLVATVGKYSVVWNFLQVKNSHHECYQYQEGLKSCYCYKVIPKDESIVASRFMHDRYSVSDSPEAPLVVATPLKVTSFSISSRH encoded by the exons atgggaGGCTCGCACAGCCGCGAGGACCTCGACCTATCCGACTCCGACTCGGAGGACGCCGAGTCCCGGGCCTCCGACAACTCCTCCGACTACGGAACGCCTACCCcggcctccgcctcctccaaGTTGGCCAGCGGCGGAGGGGCGGCGGCCACCCCGGGCTCTATCGACGCCATCGACCGCCACCTTCGCCAGCTCCACCTCAAGTACAACGAGCCCATCTCCCCGAACCCTAGCCCCGGGCCCACACCCAGCGCCAACCCCGCCGCGCTCAACGCCGTCAAGCTGTACCTCCACATCGGCGGCTCCTCCCCCTCCGCCAAGTGGATCATCTCCGaccgcctcgccgccgcctccttcgTGCGCACAGgcgacgacgaggacgacgacgcgCCCGCCGCCGGGCCGTGGTGCCTCGTCGTGGGCTCGAAGATCCGGGCCAGGGTCGGGCCCGAGCTGCAGCTCAAGACCTTCCCTCCGCAGCGCCGGGTTGATTTCGTCGCCGATGGCGTATGGGCCCTCAAGTTCCTCAACGCTGACGGCTTCGGCGACTTCTGCGCCAAGTACAACAGCTGTATGTTTGAGAACAGCTACGGCGTTGCCGCTACGGACGAGGGCCGCGCCAAGGTGTTCGGGAAGGACTTCGCGGCGTGGGCGCGCCCGGAGGACGGCGACGAGTCGATATGGGAGGATGCCACCGACGGCTTCTCTCCTGGTCCCAAGCGCAGCCAGATGCCCCCGCGGACACCAGTACTGAAGTCTGTGTTGGAGGATCTGCAGGAGTTTGAGGAGCCCGTTGAGGAAGGCAGTGGAATCAAGAGTCTTGCGCTTGGCGCACTGGATAACAGTTTCCTCGTTGGAGACAAAGGGATTGAGGTCGTGAGGAATTTCGAGCATGGGATACACGGCAAGGGCATGTCCGTGAAGTTTTCTGGAGGGAGCACAAGCTTCCAGACACCGAAAAAGGCTCTTCTTATGCGGGCCGAGACTAACATGCTCCTGATGAGCCCAGCCACTGATGGAAAGCCACATGCCAAGGGGGTGCATCAATTTGATATTGAGACAGGGAAAGTGGTTTCAGAATGGAAATTCGAGAAGGATGGAGCGGACATTAACATGAGGGATATCACGAATGATAGCAAAGGGGCTCAGTTGGATCCATCCGAGTCCACCTTCTTGGGACTGGATGACAACCGGTTGTGCCGGTGGGATATGAGAGACCGGAGGGGCATTGTGCAGAACTTGGCAAGTGCAACTGAATCGCCTGTATTGCAATGGACCCAGGGGCATCAGTTTTCCAGGGGGACAAACTTCCAGTGCTTTGCTTCAACCGGTGACGGTTCGATTGTTGTTGGATCATTAGATGGGAAGATCCGCTTGTATTCTAAGAGCTCTATGAGGATGGCAAAGACAGCCTTTCCTGGGTTGGGTTCACCCATTACCCATGTTGATGTGACATATGATGGGAAGTGGATACTCGGGACAACAGATACATACCTGATTCTTATATGCACCATCTTCATTGACAAAGATGGAAAGGAGAAGAACGGGTTTAGTGGGAGAATGGGGAACCGAATTGCTGCTCCAAGGCTGCTGAAGCTCAACCCACTGGACTCTCATCTAGCAGGAGCAAACAACAGGTTCAGGGAGGGAAGATTCTCTTGG GTGACAGAGAATGGGAAGCAGGAGCGGCATCTCGTGGCCACTGTGGGAAAGTACAGTGTGGTCTGGAACTTCTTGCAGGTCAAGAACAGCCACCACGAGTGTTACCAGTACCAGGAGGGGCTTAAGAGCTGCTATTGCTACAAGGTGATCCCCAAGGACGAGTCAATTGTGGCCAGCCGCTTCATGCATGACAGGTATTCGGTCAGCGACTCCCCGGAGGCTCCACTGGTGGTGGCTACGCCCCTGAAGGTCACCTCCTTCAGCATATCAAGCAGGCACTAG
- the LOC8077208 gene encoding protein GLUTAMINE DUMPER 4, with amino-acid sequence MWPAGAEHPMGMGHGPAAPSPRPSTTATHSASAWQSPVPYLFGGLAAMLGLIALSLLALACSYWKLSGSILAAGEPDDDDLERRAAGAGAGDGKAAAAGKADAGERWREHVVVIMAGDERPTFLATPASGRGAPDDARGVAVVSVGCGGGGSGSGPGSEDGEEERCVECGARSWPARVADDEPSRSELSGGSGSGSSVISER; translated from the coding sequence ATGTGGCCTGCAGGCGCGGAGCACCCGATGGGCATGGGCCACGGGCCAGCGGCGCCGTCGCCGAGGCCGAGCACGACGGCGACGCACTCGGCGTCGGCGTGGCAGTCGCCGGTGCCGTACCTCTTCGGCGGGCTGGCGGCCATGCTGGGGCTCATCGCGCTGTCGCTCCTGGCGCTGGCCTGCTCCTACTGGAAGCTGTCGGGGAGCATCCTGGCCGCGGGGGAGCCGGACGACGACGACCTGGAACGCCGGGCCGCTGGCGCGGGCGCCGGCGACGGGAAGGCCGCGGCGGCCGGCAAGGCGGACGCCGGGGAGCGTTGGCGGGAGCACGTGGTGGTCATCATGGCCGGCGACGAGAGGCCCACGTTCCTGGCCACGCCGGCGTCGGGCCGGGGCGCCCCGGACGACGCCCGTGGCGTGGCCGTCGTCAGCGTGGGCTGCGGTGGCGGCGGTTCTGGCTCCGGCCCCGGCTCCGAGGACGGCGAGGAAGAGAGGTGCGTCGAGTGCGGCGCGAGATCTTGGCCGGCTCGCGTGGCCGACGACGAGCCGAGTCGGAGCGAGCTGAGTGGTGGTAGTGGTAGTGGTAGTTCTGTAATCAGTGAGAGATGA